A single region of the Actinomycetes bacterium genome encodes:
- the ruvX gene encoding Holliday junction resolvase RuvX: MLGVDVGTVRIGIAACGAGVSLAVPVETVPRGEGDLARIATIAQERQARVIFVGDPITLSGDVGPAAVAARQFAADLAIVVPDAEVRMVDERLSTAQSARSLAAAGRDTRQARNVVDQAAATAILQNAVDAESETGRLAGYPLSKSEKKT; the protein is encoded by the coding sequence ATGCTGGGTGTGGACGTAGGGACAGTGCGTATCGGGATCGCAGCCTGTGGGGCAGGGGTGTCGCTGGCGGTACCGGTGGAAACCGTGCCACGCGGCGAAGGTGACCTCGCGCGAATTGCCACGATTGCTCAGGAACGCCAGGCCCGAGTTATCTTTGTCGGAGACCCGATTACCTTGTCTGGCGATGTCGGTCCAGCAGCTGTTGCGGCACGCCAGTTCGCGGCTGACCTGGCGATTGTTGTCCCTGACGCGGAGGTGCGCATGGTGGATGAACGGCTTTCGACGGCCCAATCTGCTCGTTCGCTGGCGGCGGCAGGGCGCGACACGCGACAGGCCCGAAATGTCGTTGATCAGGCAGCAGCGACGGCAATCTTGCAGAATGCAGTAGATGCGGAATCCGAAACCGGCCGCCTAGCCGGTTATCCGCTGTCGAAGTCGGAGAAAAAGACATGA